AGAAAATCGAATTTACAATACTTGTAATATTTGTTTCCCATACGTAAATTCAGAACAGCTGATTTTGGCTTTAGGAAATATTTCTGTTTCAAACGGAGCTTCATGTTCGGCTGTAACTTCTGAGCCTTCTCATGTTTTAAAAGCAATGGGCTTGTCTGATGAAGAAGCTTTGAGTTCGGTTCGTTTCAGTTTGGGAAGATTTACTACTTCTGAGGAAATTGATATTGCTGTTGAGCGTGTTTTGAGTTTAGCTAGGCAGTTTGCCACGAAGGCGCTAAGACACTAAGTTTTTTTCTTTTTATCTGTTTTTTAATCTCGCAAAGTTGTAGAGAAGCAAAGATTTTATGAATTGCCTCCAGTTTTAACTGGGGGTATGATATTTAAATAGAGTTGAAGGCTTTAGCCAAACAAGACTTAGTTTGGCTAAAGCCTTTTCTATAAGCTGTCTTTTTTTCATCCAGCTAAAGCTGGACGCAATTCAAATCAAATTTCATGAATAATCTTTCTCGACTCCTCGCGTGCTATCCTTCCTTCGTCAGGATGACGAACTGGATCTAGAAAAGCCATTTGAAACAAAAACCTCTGAATGAACCTTTGCAACTTTGAACCTTTGAACCTTTCTCCCTTTATCTCAAGAAATCAACTTAAAATAATCTTCCTCTGTATCAATATCAATATTTCCTTTTTCGAAAAGAACTGAAACTACATCTTCAGCATATTTCCTAATCAGTTTTTTAGCGCCTTGCTGGCCTTTCAATTCCAGAAGATCTTGAAAGTATTTTTTGTGAAATAAAACCGGTGTTCCTAAAGTTTCAGAATAAGCAGAGGCCACAATTCCCTTTTGTGCCGTATGATGTTCTTTTATAAGATTTTCGAATATTAGACTGGAGACAAAAGGCTGATCGCAAACTGCTAAAACACATTGTTCGCATTTTGGATTTAGAAGCAATAATTGCTTAATTCCATTTGCAATTGAAGAAGACATTCCGTTTTCCCAGTCAGAATTAAAAGAAAATGTGATTTCGGATAAATGAAGCTTTTTTTCAATTAAATCATGGTTTGACCCCGTCACCACTATTACAAACGAATTTTCAACCTTCAAAGCTTCTGAAACGGTATTTTTCAGCAAAGTCGATTCTTTATATTCCAGCAATTGTTTGGGTCTGCCTAATCTCGAAGAATTACCTGCTGCCAAAATGATAATGCCTATTTTATTTTGAAGTCTATTCTCCATAATGAATTTCATCATGTATTTTGCCTTCTTTATATTTCAATGAAGTTCCTATTCTTCCTGAAGCTACAGCTTTTATTTCGGAAACAATCGACAAAGCGATTTCTTCTGATGTTTCTGTGCCAATATCAAGCCCAACTGGAGTATGAATTCTTTTCATCTGCTCTTCGCTTACTGTAATTCCTTCGATCAAAAGATCGTCCAGCATTCGGTTGAATTTTGACTTCGGACCTAGAATTCCTATATAATGAAAATCAGTTTTTAGCAGCTCTTTTAAAACTACTAAATCGTATTTGTAATTGTGCGTCATCAAAGCAAAATAGGTCTGATCGTCAATAACAATATTCTCTAAAAAATGTTCTGGATTTACTACCGAAACTTGATCGGCTTTAGGAAAACGTTTTTTAGTTGCATGCGTTGCGCGTCCTTCACCAATAGTAATTTTCCAGCCTAAAATTGAAGCCATTTTTACTAAAGGCTGAATATCGTTTCCTGCACCAGCAATCACAAGCGAAATAGAAGGTTTTATATATTCGATTAAAGCTTCGTTGTCATTTTCTTCCTGAAGTTTTTTCACTACAGAAGTTTTAGTTTTCAGCACCTCTTTTACATCCGAAATTAAATTTAAAACTTCATTATTATGATTTAAAACAGGACTGTCTTTTCTAAAAAACAAAGTTGTTCCAATCTGAAAAGCATTTCTTTTTAAAGAAAAAATGGTTACAATTACAGCTTCTTTTCTTTCTAATTCCAATTGCTTCAAAAGCTGAATTGGATTATTTGAAACCTCTTCATCAATATACTCAAAAAGAATATGAACGATTCCGTTGCATCCGAGCTGTAAACCAACTTCCGCATCATCTTCGTTATTCGTATTGTAAGTAACTAATTTGTTTTGTTTTTGATGGATCGAAAGAAGTGCTTTTCGTAACGCGTCGCCTTCCAAACAACCACCACTTATCGCTCCAGTCAATTCTCCATCTTCTGTTACCATCATGCGAGCGCCAGGCTGTCGATATGACGAGCCTTCAACTTTAACGACCGTTGCTAGAGCAGTTTTTTTTCCTTCGGATTTTGCTTGCGAATAGGCTTTAAGAATTTCGTTGATTTCTTTCATAGATACTCTTCATCAATAGAAACTTAATATTGATGCTACTTTTTATTAGCCTAAAAGTAAAAAAATATTACAAACTTAAACACTGCAAAGCCATTTAAGTTTGTAATATTCTATTTTGAAAAGTCCTATTTAAACTGCCTAAACTATTTTATTCATTTAATTCTAAAAAATAATTCAGATTAGATTTTATTATTTTTTTGTTTCTGTCTAGCAGATATAGTTTTTCGGGATTGTTACTGTAATAGCCGTAGTAAACTTGATCTTTTTCTGGCTTATCCCAGTTTAAAATATAGATTGTTCCATCAGGATCTTTTTCTAAACCTCTTTCGGTATTGATATTGCCTTTTTCTTTAAAGTTTTTTTCTGGCTGTTTTCCTTTGTATGTGCTAGATAATTGAAATGTATTATCTGCTACATCAATTTTCAGAATCGTTTCTATTCCTTCACAGTCTGCACATGGTAGCGTTCCTTCATAAACAGAAATAGTATCGGCTGGTTCGTATTTTTCATTATTAGCAATAGTATCTGTCAAAACAGCATTATTTTCATCTTTGCTATTTTTAGAATTACACGATGCTATAAGAGCTGACGCAAAAGCAAGAATAATTATTTTTCTCATAATATTTTTTTTTCAAATATAAGGAATATTCTTACTCAATCAACAGGCTAAAATTTTAAACCTACAGCGATATCACCCCCATAATAATAGCAGTCTGTACAGCTTCGGCGGTATTGGTCACTTTTAATTTTTGAATAATATTTTGCCTGTGGCGCCTTACAGTGTAAACTGAAATATGCATTTCTGTTGCAATTTGTTCGCTTTTATTTCCTTTTGCTACACTGGTCAGAACTTCTATTTCTCTTTTTGAAAGTATATTTTCTGTATTGTTTTTATATTTTTCTGGTTCGATTACCTCGCCAGTTTGAATATTAAAAATTTTTGCGTCAATTCCAGCTCGAGACTGTAAATCTGTAGAAGGCAGGTATAAGCATAAGGCAAGAGAAATGCTTCCGTTGTTAAATGTGTTCAAATAAATAGTCCGGTGATTTATATAGGTAATTTTATCGTTATAATCTTTCATTCTCAGACGACTCCAAGTACTGTAATTACTATATTCTTCTTTCGGAATTTCCTTTAAAAACTGATAAAAATTGAGTTCTAAAACATGACGTTCTACCAAATCGTCTGAATTGATTTTAGTAAAAATACATTCTTCAAAGGCAGAATCAATTACAGCATTTTCATCAGGAAGCCCAAAAATAGAGCCGAAGCTTCCCGAGTAAATATAACTTTTGTCGGATTGATAATCGGATAGAACAGCTACGCATTGCTCTATCTTGACATAATTGATAACGAATTGTTTGTACATTTCGATATCATTTGATTCTCCAATCTCAAATTTTTGTTCTAAAAACGTAGTCATTAATTGGTTTTCTACTGAAGAATTTTGAGGCATTACAAAATATAATTGGTTAATTTTAGGTATTGCCTCTTTATTGAAGCCATTCTATTTTTGGAAAACTAAAAATATCACTTTCTATCCCAAAAAAATAATCTATGAAAACATTTTTTTACCACGCCATTATCATCCTTGGTCTTTCTGCTTTAACGAGCTGCAATAATAAAAGCGAAACTGCAAAAACAGCTATGAAAGAAGGAACAAAAACAGATTCTGCATTTGTAAATGGTTCTCCTTGTGACATTAAATTATCTTCTATACATTTTACAAAAGCAGTTAACGGCGCAGATACTTTAATTAAAACCGAAAAAGACGAAAAAATTATATTTAAAGCTGGCGAGAAATCAGATTATTTTTCTGATCCTGATGGAAAATTATCCAATAACACTGCTCCAATGCTTTTGTCTAAAGTCGACAATACCAAACCTTTTACGCTTACCGCGAAAGTTACTCCTGAGTTTACAGAAAAAGGATTATACAATGCAGGTGTTTTATATATTTATGTGAATGACAGTTTCTATCAGAAATTCTGTTTTGAACAAGATGAAAGAGGAAACCATAGAGTTGTAACGGTTCGTACAATGGGTACTTCTGATGATAATAATCATGATGTTATAAAGCAGCCGTCTATTTACATGAAAATTTCTTCGGACACCAAAACGGTTGCCAGCTATTATTCTCTTGATAAGAAAAACTGGCAGATGGTTCGTTTATACAAAAATAATTACCCAAAAGAAATCTGGACGGGAATTAGCACGCAGTGCCCTGTAGATAAAGGAACTCAAAGCATTTTTGAGGAAATTAACCTGGAAGAAAAAAGCGTTTCTGATTTTCGCTTAGGAATCTAATTTTGATCTTTTAAGTTCTTGAACAAAAACAAATTGTTAGTGTTAACATAATCATTTTTTCAAACAGATGTATGATTTATATTACTAAGTTTTGTATTTTTATCAATAGCAAAATATATATTACCTAACTTAAAAATAAACTACATGGGAAAATTTGTAATCACTACTAGAGCCAACGGAGAGTTTCAATTCAATTTAAAAGCTGGTAATGGCCAGACTATTTTAACAAGTGAGGGTTATACAACAAAGGCAGCTTGTAACAATGGTATTGAATCGGTTAAAAAAAATGCATCAGATGATGATCGTTATGATAGATTAGAATCTAAAAGCGGCAAGCCATATTTTAATTTAAAAGCTGGAAATGGCCAAATTATTGGTTCAAGCGAAATGTACGAAAGTACATCGGCTAGAGAAAACGGAATTGAATCTGTTAAAAAGAATGCTCCTGATGCAACAATTGATGATCAAACAGCATAAATAAACATTTTATATAAAGAATAAAAAAACGAGGCATTAAAAGCCTCGTTTTTATTTTATCTATCTCCCATAACTCATTTCGATATCAAAACAAATAATCTAAATTCTATTTACTAATATCTGAAAAATATAGGAAAACTAGATTCTTGAGGAAATAATTCTCTTTATTTTTTAACTCTCAATTGATATAAAACAGAACTATGAGGTTTTAAATCAGCTGTTATTTCTTTTGATGCTGTTTTTGATTTCTCGCCCGTCCACATATTCAAAACTTCAGCTGAAGCAGAAATTCCTAAATCAGAAAGATTTACAGAAACTTTTTGCGAAGCAGTATCTGAGATATTGAACAAAGCCAGATATATACTGCCGTCTTTCGCATTTTTTGATGTCACGGCAATTTTCCCATCTTTCTGAAAAAGCTGTTTTACATCGCTGCTTTCGTTATGCATTTTTACAACCTCTTTATTCGTCAATAATGACAAAGTGTAAGCATCGTTGCTTGGCAAATCTCCTCCAAAAAACAATGGCGACTTGAAAATATTAAAAAATGTAATCAAAGTATATTGCTCGTCTTTCGTTAAACGTGTCATTCTATCTTCCCCTCTTTCTCCCCTTACTGAAATACGCCCTAACGGAATCATATCGCAATCTGGCCATGTTCCTGGTGCGATGTATGGATACCACTTTTGCGCCACATCCATCAAATGGGTAATATGAGGCCATGTATCCCAAACATCATCCACCATGCGCCACATATTGGCATGTGTACTTACGTGAGCTGCAGCCGAAATGGGCGTCTCTCCTGGCGAAGTGCTTAATACAATTTTTCGACCGCATTTGTCAATCGCATTACGAATTAAGTTGATTTCACCTTCATGATAAGGTCTTGACAAATCATCGATTTTAATGAAATCTACTCCCCATTGTGCGTATAATTCAAAAATAGAATCATAATATTCTTGCGCTCCGGCTTTGTCAGCAACAACGGTATAGTTGTCTCTCAGCCATTCGCATTGTAAAGCAGTAGAATAAACCTGATCTGCTGTAATTCCGTTTGCTCCTTTTATTGGCAGTTTATCTTCAACCGCTTTTTTAGGAATGCCACGCATAATATGGATTCCGAATTTCAATCCTTTTTTATGAATGTAATCGGCTAAAGGTTTAAAACCTTGGCCGTCTTTTGCTGAAGGAAATCGGTTAACTGCTGGCAGATATCTTCCGTACTTATCAATTACATAACGCGGATCGGTCTGGTTATAGCCTCCTGCTTTGTCGTTTTCTACAAACCATCGAATATCTACGACGATATATTCCCAGCCAAATTTCTTTAGCTCTTTTGCCATATAATTGGCATTGGCTTTTACTTCGTGTTCTTCGACTGTTGGCCCGTAACAATCCCAGCTGTTCCATCCCATTGGAGGAGTTTGAGCCCATTGTTTGAATTCTTCTTTTTGAAATGCTTTGGTTTGAGCATTTCCTACTGTTGATAGAAAAAATAATCCTATCGACATTGTAAATAAGTTTGTAATTTTCATTGCAAGTGTGGTTAAGTGTAAGTTACACACTTTAAAAGTAATAAAAAAAACGTACCATCCTGATTTTTTATTTTCTCACATGATCAATCTCATTTCAATGAAAACAAAAATGCAGAAAAGTTACCCTTTCTGCATTCCAATATAAATTTTAAAATATGAAATTACTCCAATAAAAATACAATCAATCCTCTGGCGCCATGCGCACCAAGAACCAAAGATTGTTCAATATCAGCTGTTTTCGATGGGCCTGCAATAAAAGTTCCGAAACCGTATTCCATGTTTCCAATTCTCCGATAAGCCTGCTGCATTGTTGGCACAAGATCTTTTTTATGAACGATAATCGCTAAATATTGTGCAATAAAGGGCGCAACTCGCTGTCCTAAAATATCATCTGTTACCCAAAGCCCACTATTTTCTGCTACGCCAAAATGTGCTTTTACCACCGTTAATTCAACATCTTGAAGCGAATGCGGATCAACTGTTTTCCAATCTAACGAGGCTATCTCAGAAAGTTCTGGAAGTGTTGTAATTAGTCTTTTTTCTAAGTTATAATTGGATTTGATGTAATTGATGATTTCATTATAATCAGCAACTTCAACTGGATCGCCACCAATTCCTTTTAAAACTGTTTTATATGTTTCTAATACATCAAATTGTTCAGAGCCTAAAAGATTTAGATCAGGCAGTTCTGCAACCTCCTTAGGCTGATTCAGTTTTATTCTTTTTAAAATTTCGCCTTTACTACTCATTCTTTTTATCTTTAGATTCTCTCGAATTTTTCTTGTACCATTCTCTAAAAGATTCCTCAGGAACATCAGGCATTTCGCGCTGATCGTACCATTTGTTCATCTTATTGTTGACCATTCCTGGAATATTCTTCATTACAAATCGGCCTGATTTTCCAGCAATATTAAATACCATAGGATTAGCTAAAACTGTTGCCATCGTTTTCATCGCTACCGTTTTTGCTGTTGGCGTATGCCCTTCTTTCACCAAAACCTGACGCCATTTGTACAATTGATCGTGAATATCAATTTTAACGGGACAAACGTTGGTGCACGAACCACAAAGCGTACTAGCAAATGGCAAATCTGCATTTTTGCTCATATCTAAATTTGGTGCCAAAATAGAACCAATTGGCCCTGCAACTGCATTGTGATAGCTATGTCCTCCGCTTCGTCTGTAAACTGGACAAGTGTTCATACACGCTCCACAACGAATACATTTTAGTGAATTTCTAAAATCTTCTCTTCCTAATTGTGTGCTTCTTCCGTTGTCAACAATTACGATGTGCATTTCTTTTCCGTCTCTTGGTTTCTTGAAATGACTTGAAAAAGTTGTAATAGGCTGACCCGTTGCGCTTCTTGCCAATAATCTCAAGAAAACACCTAAATGTTCTCTTTTCGGAATCAGTTTTTCGAATCCCATACACGCAATATGAACGTCTGCTAAATGCGCACCCATATCGGCATTTCCTTCGTTCGTACAAACCACAAATTCTCCAGTTTCTGCAACAGCAAAATTAACTCCGGTTAAAGCTACTTTTCTAGTCAAGAAAGTATTCCTTAAACTATGACGCGCCGATTCTGTTAAATACTGCGGATTGAAATTTCCTTTTTCGGTACCTAAATGTTCGTGGAAAGTTTCGCTTACATCTTCTTTCTTTAAGTGAATCGCCGGAAGCACAATGTGGCTTGGCGGTTCTTTTCGAAGCTGGACGATATATTCACCTAAATCAGAATCGATTACTTCAATTCCTTTTTCGGCTAAATAATCGTTTAAATGGCATTCTTCTGTAAGCATCGATTTGGATTTCACCATTTGCTTTACATCATGTTTGGCCATGATCGAATGCACTATTTCGTTATGTTCTTTGGCATCTGCTGCCCAATGCACAATTATTCCGTTTCGTTGAGCATTCGCTTCAAATTCAACTAAATAGTCATGAATATTAGAAAGCACATTAAATTTAATTTGAGAAGCTGTTTCGCGAAGCAGTTCCCAATCTTCAATTTGATGCGCTGATTTATCTCTTTTTGCACGTACAAACCAAAGTGTTTCATCATGCCAATTGACACGCTCTACGTCTTTATTAAACTTCGCTGCGGCTTCGCTGTGCGGTATTATTTTTTCTGAAGACATTTTTTTTAATTTAAAAGTCTATTAATTTGAAATTCCTTATAATCTTTTCAACACATAGAAACATAGTTTTTGTCTGTGCTGAAAGGCGTTTCACTTGTCTAAATACACATAGCTATGTGTACCAATATATTGGCTTAAAAATCTTTGACAATAAAAAAAAAATCTATGTTTCTATGTGTTAAAAACATAAAAGCATAGATTTTAATTTTCAAGTGAATTTAATATTTCAGCAATATGAATGGTTTTGATTCTGCTTTTTTGTCTTTTTAGAATTCCATCCAAATGCATTAAGCAAGACATATCGCCTCCAGTAATATAATCAACATCATGGCTTTCGTGATCTTTAATACGATCTTGTCCCATTTTCACAGAAACAGCTTCTTCGGTAACGCAGAAAGTTCCTCCAAAGCCACAGCATTCATCTTTTCTAGTTAAAGCAACCAAATCAAGACCTTCAATATTGTGCAATAATTGTTCTGGTTTAGAGAAAAATGGCGCATTTAATTCAGACATCTGCGAAAGCTTTAATCCGCGCTGACCGTGACAGCTTACGTGCATCCCCACTTTATAAGGAAATCTTCCGTCGATATGGTCAATTTTTAAAACGTCTGTTATAAACTCGGTAAGTTCATAAACCGTATTTCGAATTGCTGTTGCCTTCTCTTCTTGTTTTTCGTCATGTAAATGGTCTTTTACATGCAAAACACAACTTCCAGAGGGACAGACTATGTAATCAAATCCAGAAAAATTGGCAATAAAATTGGCATCGCATCCTTTCGTTAAATGCGCATAGCCACTATTGGCCATTGGTTGTCCGCAACAGGTTTGTCCCATCGGAAATTCGACTTCACAACCTAATTTTTGAAGTAATTCGTAGGTTGCGATTCCTACTTTTGGATAAAATTGGTCGACATAACAAGGTATAAAAAGTCCAATTTTCATGTTGTAGTATTTAGTGTGTTGTTCATTAGGCCTGTAGGGTAAAAAATGTAGAAATTACGTTTCTCAGCAAATTTACAACATACAGACCGTTTTTACCTAATGTTTATAGAATTTCAAGTCAATTAAATCATTCTGTATCGGTTTTGGATTCCAGTTATCGTGAATGGCCAATGCTGCACCTAACGCACTCGCCTGCGCCATCGAAGCGGCATATACTTCTACATCTGGAAAAGCTTCTGCCAATAAATTCATGTAAATCGAATTTTTACTGAAACCTCCATCTACAAAAATCTTTTTTACAGGACTGTTGTGAATCACCAAATTGGTAGAAAAAACCTGCTGTTCTACCAAATCCAGCATTAATTGATGATAAGCAGTTTCGTAATTTTTATAATAAGAAAGATCTCTTTTTTGAAAAGGACATTCTTTCAGAATATCGAAATTGTACTTTTTAGGATAGATAATCTGATAATTGAGCGCTCGCAAGTTGGCTACGATTTTTTTATCAAAATAAACTTCTTTGTAGGTATGAACTGGAACTTTAAAATGTTCTGCCAAACGTTTGGTTTGCACTTCGTGTTCGTTTCCAGCAAATAAACGTGCTGCTTTTACTGGTTTTTCGGTGTATTGCATGTAGCAAAGGCAATCGTTCTGCAATTCGTCAAAAGTCAGTGGTTTGTTGTTGAACGGATTTAAAGAAATACTCCAAGTTCCCGTAGACAGCAATACAAACGGTTCTGTAAAGTTGATTGTATAAGGTATAATTGCCGATGAACTATCATGAAGACCAACTCCAATGGCTAGATTATCACGAGTCATAATGACATCTTTTCCAAAATGAATTGGTGGTATTTTATCTGAAATACCTTCTTCTTTCAGCCATTTATGGTATTTCATTTTTTTGAAATTCCACAAATTCGTATGGCAGCCAATACTGGTAATATCAGCATAAGCTTCATTCGTTAAAAGAAAACTTAAAAATTGCGGCAAGTGCAGGCAGTATTTTGCTTTTTCGAAAATTTCGGGCTTTTCTTCTTTCAATCGGTAAATCTGCATTCCCGAATTTAAACTGCCCAAAACTGGAGAAGCTGTTTTTACAGCAAATTTTTTCTCTCCTTTATATTTTTCATAGAAATCAGCTTTTAAATCCTCTGGATAATCTTTTAGATAATTATACAGAGGAGTTAAAACTTTTCCGTTTTCGTCTATATAAACAAAACTGGCTCCGTAAGTGCTGAAATTGATCGCTTTCAAAACATACTCCGTAAGCTCTTTTATTTCAGATAATCGGTCTAAAATCCAATTTTTAAGTACTTCGATATCTTCACACGGAAATCCATCTTCATCTGTGGTTTCTTCCAGATTTACCGATTTCTCCCAGACAATTTTATAATTTTCGTTAAATAAAAAAACCTTTTTGTTTGTTTTACCAATATCAAAAATCGCAACTACATTCATTTTTTTAATTGTAAATTGTGAATTATCAATTGTCAATTTATAATTAACAATTAATAATTTATAATTATAATCCCGTTGCCATTGTTTTTAAACCTCTTTCTTCAATAAGATTTTGTCTTACTTGAATCGAACGGTATAATGCTACAGGGTTTAAAGCCGCTCCAGAACGAAGACGAGCTTCGGCAACTAATGCGCGAACATCTGTACGGAATGCATTTTGAAGAATTTCTTGTGCTTTTACGACGTCATTTTCTTCTTGTGCCTGCTCTAATGCTTTTCTATCTACAGAAAGTGCCTGAGCGTAAGCAATCATAATAGCTTCTACAGATTGCAATAAATCTTCTAATGGATCTTTGATGTTATGAGAAGCGTCGATCATCCAACCTAAATCTTTGGCGTGATTCATTCCTCTTGCATCCATTCCTTCTACCAATTCATTGAAAATCAAAAATAATTGATACGGTTTTAAAGCTCCAGCAGTTAAATCGTCATCGCCATATTTTGAATCATTAAAGTGGAATCCGCCTAATTTGTTTTCCATCAATAATAAAGAAACGATTTGCTCGATATTAGCGTTTGGAAGATGATGACCTAAATCGACTAAAGTCTGCGCTTTGTCGCCTAACTTTTTAACATACGAATAAGACTGCCCCCAATCTGCTACAGTCGTAGAATAAAAGTTAGGCTCCGCGCATTTATATTCTAAAAACAATTTCCAGTTTGAAGGCAATGCATCGTAGATTTCCTCTAAACTTTCTAAAGTATTTTGATACGCTTTTCTGAAGTTTAACTGTCCTGGGAAGTTAGAACCGTCAGCTAGCCAAATGGTTAAAGACTCAGAACCTAATTCGATTCCGTGTTTAACAACTTCAATATTATGAGCGATAGCTTGTTTACGAACCGCTTTGTTTACATTTTGTAAAGAACCATATTTGTAAGTGTGCTCAGAGCTTGCTTGATCTTGAAAAGTATTCGAGTTCATAGCATCGAATTTTAATCCGTGCTGATTTGCAAGTGTTCTGATTGCTTTATAATCAGTCGGGATATCCCAAGGAATATGAAGTGAAATGGCTCCCGAAGCATTGTTTAACTTGTGAAGCAAACCAACATCTTCAATTTTTTCTTCTATAGAACGAGGCTCTCCTCCTCCAGCGAAACGCCCGAATCTTGTTCCTCCTGTTCCTAAAGCCCAAGATGGAATTGCAATTTGAAAGTCGATTAATTTCTGTATAATCGCTTCTGTATCATTTATTTCTGACGCTGTAAAAACTAATTTATTCTGATGTTTTTTTAACAAATCTTCGTTATGAGATTCGATGTGGTTTGATGAGATTAACATAGTAATTTGATATTTTAATAGAGTTTACAAGATATAACTTTATACGCTGTGAACTCCCGTTTTACTTCACTTTTTTGTTAAGTTTTAGTTGTTAAAGCGAATTGTTATATGCTAAAAAAATCTAACGTTCGAAAGAATTCGAACGCTAGACCACAAAAAACCACTTTTGCTTAAACAAACTTATATAAAAAACCTAAACAATCTTTATCTATAAAAGCCCATTGCTACACCGCCGTCTACGTTTAATGCGTTTCCTGTAGATTTACCAAGTAAACCTCCAACAAAAGCATAACAAGCATTTGCGATATCATCAGGCAATATGATTTCATTTAATAACGTACGTTTCGCATAGTAAGCCGGAAGCTCTTCAACTGTTACTCCATATGCTTTTGCACGACCTTCTGCCCATCCGCCAGACCAAATATTTGAATCTGAAATTACGGCATCAGGATTTACTGTATTTACACGAATTTTGTCTGCTCCTAATTCCGCAGCCATTAAGCGTGTTAGATGCGCCTGCGCTGCTTTAGCCGAACCATAACCCGGATT
The Flavobacterium humidisoli DNA segment above includes these coding regions:
- a CDS encoding nucleotidyltransferase family protein; its protein translation is MMKFIMENRLQNKIGIIILAAGNSSRLGRPKQLLEYKESTLLKNTVSEALKVENSFVIVVTGSNHDLIEKKLHLSEITFSFNSDWENGMSSSIANGIKQLLLLNPKCEQCVLAVCDQPFVSSLIFENLIKEHHTAQKGIVASAYSETLGTPVLFHKKYFQDLLELKGQQGAKKLIRKYAEDVVSVLFEKGNIDIDTEEDYFKLIS
- a CDS encoding XdhC family protein, with protein sequence MKEINEILKAYSQAKSEGKKTALATVVKVEGSSYRQPGARMMVTEDGELTGAISGGCLEGDALRKALLSIHQKQNKLVTYNTNNEDDAEVGLQLGCNGIVHILFEYIDEEVSNNPIQLLKQLELERKEAVIVTIFSLKRNAFQIGTTLFFRKDSPVLNHNNEVLNLISDVKEVLKTKTSVVKKLQEENDNEALIEYIKPSISLVIAGAGNDIQPLVKMASILGWKITIGEGRATHATKKRFPKADQVSVVNPEHFLENIVIDDQTYFALMTHNYKYDLVVLKELLKTDFHYIGILGPKSKFNRMLDDLLIEGITVSEEQMKRIHTPVGLDIGTETSEEIALSIVSEIKAVASGRIGTSLKYKEGKIHDEIHYGE
- a CDS encoding copper resistance protein NlpE; translated protein: MRKIIILAFASALIASCNSKNSKDENNAVLTDTIANNEKYEPADTISVYEGTLPCADCEGIETILKIDVADNTFQLSSTYKGKQPEKNFKEKGNINTERGLEKDPDGTIYILNWDKPEKDQVYYGYYSNNPEKLYLLDRNKKIIKSNLNYFLELNE
- a CDS encoding response regulator transcription factor, which produces MPQNSSVENQLMTTFLEQKFEIGESNDIEMYKQFVINYVKIEQCVAVLSDYQSDKSYIYSGSFGSIFGLPDENAVIDSAFEECIFTKINSDDLVERHVLELNFYQFLKEIPKEEYSNYSTWSRLRMKDYNDKITYINHRTIYLNTFNNGSISLALCLYLPSTDLQSRAGIDAKIFNIQTGEVIEPEKYKNNTENILSKREIEVLTSVAKGNKSEQIATEMHISVYTVRRHRQNIIQKLKVTNTAEAVQTAIIMGVISL
- a CDS encoding DUF1349 domain-containing protein, whose protein sequence is MKTFFYHAIIILGLSALTSCNNKSETAKTAMKEGTKTDSAFVNGSPCDIKLSSIHFTKAVNGADTLIKTEKDEKIIFKAGEKSDYFSDPDGKLSNNTAPMLLSKVDNTKPFTLTAKVTPEFTEKGLYNAGVLYIYVNDSFYQKFCFEQDERGNHRVVTVRTMGTSDDNNHDVIKQPSIYMKISSDTKTVASYYSLDKKNWQMVRLYKNNYPKEIWTGISTQCPVDKGTQSIFEEINLEEKSVSDFRLGI
- a CDS encoding YegP family protein, coding for MGKFVITTRANGEFQFNLKAGNGQTILTSEGYTTKAACNNGIESVKKNASDDDRYDRLESKSGKPYFNLKAGNGQIIGSSEMYESTSARENGIESVKKNAPDATIDDQTA
- a CDS encoding glycoside hydrolase family 27 protein → MKITNLFTMSIGLFFLSTVGNAQTKAFQKEEFKQWAQTPPMGWNSWDCYGPTVEEHEVKANANYMAKELKKFGWEYIVVDIRWFVENDKAGGYNQTDPRYVIDKYGRYLPAVNRFPSAKDGQGFKPLADYIHKKGLKFGIHIMRGIPKKAVEDKLPIKGANGITADQVYSTALQCEWLRDNYTVVADKAGAQEYYDSIFELYAQWGVDFIKIDDLSRPYHEGEINLIRNAIDKCGRKIVLSTSPGETPISAAAHVSTHANMWRMVDDVWDTWPHITHLMDVAQKWYPYIAPGTWPDCDMIPLGRISVRGERGEDRMTRLTKDEQYTLITFFNIFKSPLFFGGDLPSNDAYTLSLLTNKEVVKMHNESSDVKQLFQKDGKIAVTSKNAKDGSIYLALFNISDTASQKVSVNLSDLGISASAEVLNMWTGEKSKTASKEITADLKPHSSVLYQLRVKK
- a CDS encoding LutC/YkgG family protein, with amino-acid sequence MSSKGEILKRIKLNQPKEVAELPDLNLLGSEQFDVLETYKTVLKGIGGDPVEVADYNEIINYIKSNYNLEKRLITTLPELSEIASLDWKTVDPHSLQDVELTVVKAHFGVAENSGLWVTDDILGQRVAPFIAQYLAIIVHKKDLVPTMQQAYRRIGNMEYGFGTFIAGPSKTADIEQSLVLGAHGARGLIVFLLE
- a CDS encoding lactate utilization protein B; translated protein: MSSEKIIPHSEAAAKFNKDVERVNWHDETLWFVRAKRDKSAHQIEDWELLRETASQIKFNVLSNIHDYLVEFEANAQRNGIIVHWAADAKEHNEIVHSIMAKHDVKQMVKSKSMLTEECHLNDYLAEKGIEVIDSDLGEYIVQLRKEPPSHIVLPAIHLKKEDVSETFHEHLGTEKGNFNPQYLTESARHSLRNTFLTRKVALTGVNFAVAETGEFVVCTNEGNADMGAHLADVHIACMGFEKLIPKREHLGVFLRLLARSATGQPITTFSSHFKKPRDGKEMHIVIVDNGRSTQLGREDFRNSLKCIRCGACMNTCPVYRRSGGHSYHNAVAGPIGSILAPNLDMSKNADLPFASTLCGSCTNVCPVKIDIHDQLYKWRQVLVKEGHTPTAKTVAMKTMATVLANPMVFNIAGKSGRFVMKNIPGMVNNKMNKWYDQREMPDVPEESFREWYKKNSRESKDKKNE